A genomic segment from Chitinophagaceae bacterium encodes:
- a CDS encoding translation initiation factor IF-3, producing the protein MAFPPRQPRGTFNPRFKKEQQQEHRTNHMIKVPEVRLVGENITPGIYPTPEALKMAQDEGLDLVEISPGANPPVCKIIDYNKFIYSEKKKKKEMKAKAKTSEVKEIRFTPNTDDHDFEFKCKHAEKFLQDGNKVKAHVQFKGRAIMFKERGELLLLKFADRLKDIGALEGMPKMEGKRMHVMFAPKSQKSKKADTGLGKLIKQEKLENPEENTPE; encoded by the coding sequence ATGGCATTTCCACCCAGGCAACCCAGGGGCACTTTTAATCCCAGGTTTAAAAAAGAACAACAGCAGGAGCACCGTACCAACCACATGATAAAAGTACCCGAAGTGCGGCTTGTAGGCGAAAATATTACACCGGGGATTTATCCCACACCGGAAGCTCTTAAAATGGCCCAGGATGAGGGCTTGGACCTTGTAGAAATTTCTCCAGGCGCCAATCCACCCGTTTGTAAAATTATTGATTACAATAAATTCATTTACTCCGAAAAAAAGAAGAAGAAAGAAATGAAGGCAAAAGCGAAAACCAGTGAGGTTAAAGAAATTCGCTTTACGCCCAATACCGATGACCACGATTTTGAATTTAAATGTAAACATGCCGAAAAGTTTTTGCAGGATGGCAATAAAGTAAAAGCCCATGTACAGTTTAAAGGAAGGGCTATTATGTTTAAAGAAAGAGGAGAATTATTGTTACTAAAATTTGCCGACAGGTTAAAAGATATTGGCGCACTTGAAGGCATGCCTAAAATGGAAGGAAAAAGGATGCATGTAATGTTTGCCCCAAAATCGCAAAAAAGCAAAAAAGCAGATACCGGGTTAGGAAAACTAATTAAACAGGAAAAGCTGGAAAACCCAGAAGAAAATACACCGGAATAA
- a CDS encoding HD domain-containing protein has protein sequence MNLSCSDKELLIIKKTAQAAKELGIKAWVVGGFVRDKLLNRPTKDIDIVCIGDGIALASKTAEKLEPRPMVNFFKTFGTAQFKYFFENTGGENESNSIEVEFVGARKESYQMHSRKPEVSSGTLQDDQNRRDFTINAMAMSLNDGDFGELIDPFDGLKHLMEKRLITPLEPVVTFSDDPLRMIRAIRFATQLQFNIEQKAFDAITKNVHRIKIVSKERIADELNKILLSDTPSIGFDLLYKSGLLKEIFPQMVLLAGAEYVEGKGHKDNFYHTLQVVDNIAKTTRDLWLRWAAVLHDIGKPATKKFEEGHGFTFHGHEVVGAKMVPKIFAHLKLPQNEKMRFVKKMVELHLRPISLSKEEITDSAIRRLLFDAGEDFESLMLLCEADITSKNKQKVKRYIENFELVRRRCAEVEEKDHIRNWQPPISGELIMKTFNLAPSKPVGVIKDAIRNAILDGNISNNYEAAYEYMMQTAASLGYTKTI, from the coding sequence ATGAATTTATCATGTTCGGATAAAGAATTATTGATTATTAAAAAAACGGCACAGGCCGCCAAAGAACTGGGTATTAAAGCCTGGGTTGTAGGCGGCTTTGTAAGGGATAAGCTATTGAACAGGCCTACAAAAGATATAGACATTGTATGCATAGGCGATGGCATAGCGCTGGCCAGCAAAACTGCCGAAAAATTGGAGCCAAGGCCAATGGTAAATTTTTTTAAAACTTTTGGAACGGCACAGTTTAAATATTTTTTTGAAAACACAGGCGGTGAAAATGAAAGCAACAGCATTGAAGTAGAATTTGTTGGCGCCAGAAAAGAAAGCTATCAAATGCATAGCCGAAAGCCCGAGGTAAGCAGCGGTACCCTGCAGGATGACCAAAACAGGAGGGATTTTACAATAAACGCAATGGCCATGAGCCTTAATGATGGTGATTTTGGCGAGTTGATTGACCCTTTTGATGGGTTAAAACATTTAATGGAAAAGCGCCTCATTACGCCTTTGGAACCGGTAGTTACTTTTAGTGACGATCCATTGCGGATGATAAGGGCAATACGTTTTGCCACGCAATTGCAATTTAATATCGAGCAAAAAGCATTTGATGCTATTACTAAAAATGTGCATAGGATAAAAATTGTAAGTAAAGAACGCATTGCCGATGAACTCAATAAAATTTTGCTGAGCGATACCCCTTCAATAGGGTTTGACTTATTGTATAAAAGCGGTTTACTAAAAGAAATTTTTCCGCAAATGGTACTGCTTGCCGGTGCAGAATATGTGGAGGGCAAAGGCCATAAAGATAATTTTTATCATACCCTGCAGGTAGTGGACAATATTGCAAAAACCACCAGAGATTTATGGTTGCGCTGGGCTGCAGTATTACATGATATTGGCAAGCCTGCAACCAAAAAATTTGAAGAAGGCCATGGCTTTACCTTTCATGGGCATGAAGTGGTTGGCGCTAAAATGGTGCCAAAAATATTTGCCCATCTCAAATTACCACAAAATGAAAAAATGCGGTTTGTAAAAAAAATGGTAGAGCTGCATTTGCGGCCCATAAGTTTAAGTAAAGAAGAAATTACCGATTCTGCAATAAGGAGGCTGCTCTTTGATGCCGGCGAAGATTTTGAAAGCCTCATGTTGCTTTGTGAGGCAGATATTACCAGCAAAAACAAACAAAAAGTAAAGCGCTACATCGAAAATTTTGAACTCGTAAGGCGGCGCTGTGCCGAAGTAGAAGAAAAAGACCATATCCGCAACTGGCAGCCGCCTATAAGCGGAGAATTAATTATGAAAACTTTTAACCTTGCGCCTTCAAAGCCGGTGGGTGTTATTAAAGATGCTATACGCAATGCTATATTAGACGGTAACATAAGTAATAATTACGAGGCCGCTTACGAATATATGATGCAAACCGCAGCCTCATTAGGCTATACAAAAACTATATAA
- a CDS encoding UbiA family prenyltransferase: MSTIKNYLSLVKFSHTVFAMPFALIGFALAVRYDSPIKLLLQNPFEFHVNGHVLHGLNPPIEFYLKIFVLIIVCMVTARSAAMAFNRYLDRSFDAKNPRTALREIPRGIISSPHALRFVIINCILFIIATFFINKICFYLSPLALFVVLFYSYTKRFTPLCHLVLGMGLSLAPIGAYLAVTGEFAWLPLLFSFSVIFWVSGFDIIYALQDEDFDKENKLFSIPSAVGKKNALGISSLLHVLSAICVIFAGWYGGFGWLYWIGSAVFTGVLFYQHTLVKPNDLSKVTLRFMTANGIASLIFSIFVISDIIF; this comes from the coding sequence ATGTCTACTATAAAAAATTATTTATCCCTGGTTAAATTTTCGCATACAGTATTTGCCATGCCTTTTGCGTTAATTGGCTTTGCCCTTGCTGTGAGGTACGATTCCCCAATAAAGCTACTACTCCAAAACCCCTTTGAGTTTCATGTAAACGGGCATGTGTTGCATGGGTTAAACCCACCAATAGAATTTTATCTAAAAATTTTTGTTTTGATAATTGTTTGTATGGTAACGGCACGTTCGGCAGCAATGGCTTTTAACCGGTATTTAGACCGCAGTTTTGATGCCAAAAATCCTCGAACGGCTTTAAGGGAAATTCCCCGTGGGATCATTTCTTCTCCTCATGCATTGCGATTTGTAATCATTAACTGCATCCTATTTATTATTGCTACATTTTTTATTAATAAAATTTGTTTTTACTTATCACCTTTGGCATTATTTGTAGTTTTGTTTTACAGCTATACCAAAAGATTTACGCCGTTATGCCACCTGGTTTTGGGCATGGGCTTATCTTTAGCGCCAATTGGCGCCTATCTTGCTGTAACCGGTGAATTTGCCTGGTTGCCCCTACTCTTTTCTTTTTCCGTAATTTTTTGGGTGAGCGGTTTCGATATTATATATGCATTACAAGATGAAGATTTCGACAAGGAAAACAAATTATTTTCCATTCCGTCTGCTGTGGGCAAAAAAAATGCGCTGGGCATATCTTCACTGCTGCATGTACTTTCTGCAATATGTGTAATTTTTGCCGGATGGTATGGAGGGTTTGGATGGCTGTATTGGATTGGGTCTGCTGTATTTACAGGGGTTTTATTTTACCAGCATACCCTGGTAAAACCCAACGACCTGAGCAAAGTAACCCTTAGGTTTATGACAGCCAATGGAATTGCTTCCCTTATTTTTTCCATTTTTGTAATAAGCGATATTATTTTTTAA
- a CDS encoding GNAT family N-acetyltransferase — protein MLHLNFHPFPKINTQRLVLRRLLKKDAAALFAIRNNAEAMRYIDRDPMKKLSEATKLITTVQNNEFENKAILWVISFKEMPEKMIGTICYWRIDPLNYRAEIGYILHPGCWNKGIMHEAIQPVIQYGFTKMKLHSIEAHINPANAASQQILIKNGFIKEGYFKECLFYNGRFLDTVVFSLLKK, from the coding sequence ATGCTGCACCTCAATTTTCATCCTTTTCCAAAAATCAATACGCAGCGCCTGGTATTGAGACGGCTTTTAAAAAAAGATGCCGCTGCATTATTTGCTATAAGGAACAACGCAGAGGCAATGCGTTATATTGACCGGGACCCCATGAAGAAACTTTCAGAAGCAACAAAATTAATCACCACGGTTCAAAATAATGAGTTTGAAAACAAGGCCATTCTTTGGGTTATATCATTTAAAGAAATGCCAGAGAAAATGATTGGCACTATTTGCTATTGGAGAATTGACCCACTAAATTACCGGGCAGAAATTGGCTATATCCTTCACCCCGGTTGCTGGAACAAAGGCATTATGCATGAAGCTATTCAGCCCGTTATTCAATATGGTTTTACCAAAATGAAACTGCATAGCATTGAAGCTCATATCAACCCTGCCAATGCAGCATCGCAACAAATATTAATCAAAAACGGTTTTATTAAAGAAGGCTATTTTAAAGAATGTTTATTTTATAATGGCAGGTTTTTAGATACCGTTGTATTCTCCTTATTAAAAAAATAA
- a CDS encoding lamin tail domain-containing protein, with amino-acid sequence MKKIFTFLLLICCMAGFSQSTTLVISQVYGAGGNSGAVLNADYVEIHNISATPQSLNGLSVQYESATPAGQWSGAAVLPNVSIPAGGYYLVQMSTPGSNGVPLPTPDFTAVIPMGGSNGIVAIINDIDTITGCPSTNVIDLVGYGTATCFEGASASPAISATLAAFRLNNGCTDTNVNGSDFSTGAPAPKNSASPAFICGGGPTPQLTVTGTINDFGSLQVGNTSASQTYNLSGTDLTGAPGNITVSAPSADFQVSNDNSTWSASVNIAYANSTLSATPVYVRFSPQSAGLKAGDVTNAGGSAATVNVAVSGTGTSSGGGTGTLVISQFYGAGGNTGALLNADYVEIHNISSVPQSLNGLSVQYESATPAGQWSGAAVLPNVSIPPGGFYLVQMSTPGAIGTALPAPDFTAVIPMGGSNGIVAIINDVDTITGCPATNVIDLVGYGSATCFEGSGAAPLVSAILAGFRIDNGCTDTDNNTPDFITATPAPRNSASPVQLCSSLPAPLLTVTGTITDFGNIDIGTNSASQSYSLSGANLTGAPGVITVTSPSVDFQVSNNNSTWGASTTIAYTSAVLAATNVWVRFTPQSAGPKAGNVTNAGGGAATVNVPVSGNGIVPSTPTITATTLTAFGNICTGTVAGPNSFTINGTNLTNANIDIAALAGFSYATSSAGPFNATLSLTQPGGTFSQQIFVQFNPTASQSYDGNIAISGAGTTAISVAASGSGNNNPPMVSTGAASAITSSSATLAGTITDNGCTAVTAYGITYSLVNGFTTGTDVASTNISSGSFTSSISSLLPSTTYYYKAYSTNNGGTAFGVQQSFTTAAPVLTATTLNSFGSLCVNIASAAQNFTITSTALTTANVVVGPLAGYTFATTENGTYSASLNITQPGGAFSQVVYVIFTPAAIQSYNGNIPVSGGGANTLNIPVSGSGYNAPADVVTGASSAITANTATLAGVLASTGCSNITSTGIDFSGISNMGIYTRVQSSNLTGADFSVNLSGLVQATKYYYRAYAINDAGIAYGVIDSFITKSIPDGLTLYNIPAAKGQVLHFTFKTNRTGHYAVKLFNASGQLVFQKGFTMQLNFMDERFVIPSSLAPGVYLFVLESVNGFREKRSILIQ; translated from the coding sequence ATGAAGAAAATATTTACCTTCTTATTGTTGATATGTTGTATGGCCGGTTTTTCACAATCCACTACACTGGTAATAAGCCAGGTGTACGGCGCAGGTGGAAACAGCGGTGCAGTGTTAAATGCAGATTATGTAGAGATACATAATATTTCTGCTACGCCTCAAAGTTTAAATGGTTTATCGGTTCAATACGAATCGGCAACACCTGCGGGCCAATGGAGCGGGGCAGCTGTTTTACCTAATGTATCCATTCCTGCTGGCGGATATTACCTGGTACAAATGTCAACTCCTGGTTCCAATGGAGTACCTTTACCAACGCCAGATTTTACAGCCGTAATACCCATGGGCGGATCAAATGGAATAGTAGCCATTATTAATGATATTGACACTATTACAGGTTGCCCTTCTACTAATGTAATTGACCTTGTGGGTTACGGAACGGCAACTTGTTTTGAAGGTGCTAGTGCATCTCCAGCAATTAGCGCCACTTTAGCCGCATTCAGGTTAAATAACGGTTGTACAGATACCAATGTAAACGGAAGCGATTTTTCTACAGGTGCACCAGCTCCAAAAAATAGCGCTTCACCTGCATTTATTTGTGGTGGTGGGCCTACACCTCAATTAACCGTAACCGGAACAATAAATGATTTTGGAAGTTTACAAGTGGGTAATACATCTGCATCCCAAACCTATAATTTATCAGGCACAGATTTAACCGGCGCACCGGGAAATATAACTGTAAGCGCACCTTCAGCAGATTTTCAGGTTTCAAACGATAACAGTACATGGTCGGCATCTGTAAATATTGCTTATGCTAATTCCACACTTTCTGCAACACCTGTGTATGTAAGGTTTTCTCCGCAAAGCGCAGGCTTAAAAGCAGGTGATGTAACCAATGCCGGTGGTAGTGCAGCTACAGTAAATGTTGCGGTGAGCGGTACAGGCACCTCATCAGGTGGTGGTACTGGCACATTGGTTATTAGCCAGTTTTATGGTGCAGGTGGAAACACCGGCGCATTATTAAATGCAGATTATGTAGAGATACATAATATTTCTTCTGTACCACAAAGCCTTAATGGTTTATCTGTTCAGTACGAATCGGCAACACCTGCAGGCCAATGGAGTGGAGCAGCGGTTTTACCCAATGTATCCATACCACCCGGTGGATTTTATTTGGTGCAAATGTCAACTCCCGGTGCAATAGGAACGGCCTTGCCTGCACCAGATTTTACAGCAGTGATTCCCATGGGCGGATCAAATGGAATTGTTGCCATAATTAATGATGTTGACACTATTACAGGTTGCCCTGCAACTAATGTAATTGACCTTGTGGGATATGGATCGGCCACTTGCTTTGAAGGTAGCGGCGCAGCGCCACTGGTAAGTGCTATACTTGCAGGCTTTAGGATAGATAACGGTTGTACAGATACCGATAACAATACCCCTGATTTTATTACAGCAACACCAGCCCCAAGAAACAGTGCTTCACCGGTGCAATTGTGTTCTTCTTTACCTGCCCCTTTGTTAACAGTAACTGGAACAATAACCGATTTTGGAAATATTGATATTGGTACTAATTCTGCATCACAATCATACAGCCTTTCAGGTGCAAACCTTACAGGCGCACCAGGTGTAATTACGGTTACATCTCCATCAGTAGATTTCCAGGTTTCAAATAATAACAGTACATGGGGAGCAAGCACAACAATTGCTTATACTTCTGCAGTATTGGCCGCAACAAATGTGTGGGTAAGATTTACCCCGCAAAGCGCCGGGCCCAAAGCAGGTAATGTAACCAATGCAGGTGGTGGCGCTGCTACAGTAAATGTACCTGTAAGTGGAAATGGTATTGTGCCTTCAACACCTACCATTACTGCAACAACGCTTACAGCATTTGGAAATATTTGTACCGGCACAGTTGCAGGCCCAAATTCATTTACTATAAATGGTACTAATCTTACCAATGCCAATATTGATATTGCTGCATTGGCCGGCTTTAGTTATGCTACATCATCTGCAGGGCCATTTAATGCTACTCTTTCATTAACACAACCCGGCGGAACTTTCAGCCAGCAAATTTTTGTACAATTCAATCCAACTGCTTCACAATCTTACGATGGAAATATTGCCATTAGCGGAGCTGGTACTACGGCAATTAGTGTTGCTGCAAGTGGCTCAGGAAATAATAACCCACCAATGGTTAGTACTGGTGCAGCATCTGCAATTACAAGCAGTAGCGCAACCCTTGCAGGAACTATTACGGATAATGGTTGTACTGCTGTAACTGCTTATGGAATTACTTACAGCTTAGTAAATGGTTTTACTACTGGTACAGATGTAGCTTCAACAAATATTTCTTCCGGAAGCTTTACTTCTTCCATAAGTAGTTTGTTGCCTTCTACTACTTATTATTACAAAGCTTATTCAACCAATAATGGTGGAACTGCTTTTGGCGTGCAACAATCATTCACTACTGCGGCTCCGGTTTTAACTGCTACCACTTTAAACAGCTTTGGTAGTTTGTGTGTAAATATTGCATCTGCAGCCCAAAATTTTACAATTACAAGTACTGCTTTAACCACAGCTAATGTGGTTGTAGGGCCATTGGCGGGTTATACTTTTGCTACTACAGAAAATGGTACTTATTCAGCCTCTCTTAATATTACTCAACCCGGTGGGGCTTTTTCACAAGTGGTTTATGTAATATTTACACCTGCTGCAATACAATCTTATAATGGCAACATCCCTGTTTCTGGCGGAGGAGCAAATACTTTGAATATTCCTGTAAGCGGAAGCGGTTATAATGCACCGGCCGATGTTGTTACCGGTGCATCAAGCGCCATTACTGCTAATACTGCTACACTTGCAGGTGTATTGGCAAGTACGGGTTGCAGTAATATAACTTCTACCGGTATTGACTTTAGTGGTATTAGTAACATGGGCATTTATACAAGGGTGCAATCTTCTAATTTAACTGGGGCAGATTTTTCTGTTAACCTTAGCGGCCTTGTACAGGCTACTAAATATTATTACAGGGCTTATGCCATAAATGATGCGGGCATTGCTTACGGTGTAATTGATTCATTTATTACAAAATCTATTCCAGATGGATTAACACTGTACAATATACCGGCAGCTAAAGGGCAGGTTTTACATTTTACCTTTAAAACAAACCGTACCGGCCATTATGCTGTGAAACTTTTCAATGCTTCGGGCCAACTGGTTTTCCAGAAAGGCTTTACCATGCAGCTTAATTTTATGGACGAAAGATTTGTAATCCCTTCTTCTCTTGCTCCCGGGGTTTATTTGTTTGTACTGGAGAGTGTAAACGGCTTTAGAGAAAAACGCAGTATCCTTATTCAATAA
- a CDS encoding DUF5017 domain-containing protein — protein MNRFFKISLVAIFLSGFAILLNSCKKEFDSPSGPKDQDIVANTTIADLKAMHPGNGAYTIVGTDIIISGIVVANDKSGNLYKQLYIEDATGGLQILLDASSLYGSYPIGRRIYIKCKGLCLSDYNRLMALGVKANVAGLPSQEGIPSALINQYVIGGSLGNAVTPHIVTLNDLTTNMQDRYLGSLIQLEGFYFPNLNQTYSDTSAYKSTQNRDIKNCDGLTTIIRTSAYANFAGQRVAQGRGSVTAIYTVFGNTKQLLIRDTGDVKFNEPYDCPLPAGVLFQEDFEGQVTPGPLVLNNWFVGAEAGTKTWEARLFSSNKYAQMSAFSTNDASAKAWMVTKAINLGTFASKTLTFETNAGFHNGAVLKLLISTDYSGTGNPWASGVNWTDISSSSSFSPGLPSGYPPSFTPSGNVDLSSYSGTVYIAFKYEGADPSGSSSDKTTTWQVDKIKVTGL, from the coding sequence ATGAACAGGTTTTTTAAAATTTCATTAGTTGCAATTTTCCTTTCAGGATTTGCAATTTTATTAAACTCGTGTAAAAAAGAATTTGATTCGCCTTCAGGCCCAAAAGACCAGGATATTGTAGCCAATACTACAATTGCCGATCTTAAAGCAATGCACCCGGGAAATGGCGCTTATACCATAGTAGGTACCGATATTATTATTTCCGGTATAGTGGTAGCCAATGATAAAAGCGGAAATTTATATAAGCAATTATATATAGAAGATGCTACCGGGGGTTTGCAAATTTTATTAGACGCTTCCAGCCTTTATGGATCTTATCCTATTGGCAGAAGGATTTATATTAAATGCAAGGGCCTTTGTTTAAGCGATTATAACAGACTCATGGCTTTGGGTGTAAAAGCCAATGTTGCCGGGTTACCTTCGCAGGAAGGTATCCCTTCGGCTTTAATTAACCAATATGTAATTGGTGGTTCTTTGGGCAATGCAGTAACTCCTCATATTGTAACTCTTAATGACCTTACTACAAATATGCAGGACCGCTACCTGGGTTCTTTGATACAGTTGGAAGGGTTTTACTTTCCTAATTTAAACCAAACCTATTCCGATACGTCTGCTTACAAATCAACTCAAAACAGGGATATTAAAAATTGTGATGGATTAACCACTATTATCCGTACCAGCGCTTATGCAAATTTTGCCGGGCAAAGAGTGGCACAGGGCAGAGGAAGCGTAACCGCTATTTACACTGTGTTTGGTAACACCAAGCAATTGCTAATAAGGGATACAGGAGATGTAAAATTTAATGAGCCTTATGATTGTCCTTTACCTGCAGGCGTATTATTCCAGGAAGATTTTGAGGGACAGGTAACGCCGGGCCCATTAGTACTCAATAATTGGTTTGTAGGAGCAGAAGCGGGTACAAAAACATGGGAAGCCCGTTTGTTTAGTTCTAATAAATATGCACAAATGAGCGCTTTCTCCACCAACGATGCATCTGCAAAAGCATGGATGGTAACAAAAGCCATCAACCTGGGAACTTTTGCTTCTAAAACTTTAACCTTTGAAACCAATGCAGGTTTTCATAATGGCGCTGTGTTAAAACTTTTGATCTCTACAGATTATTCCGGCACCGGCAACCCATGGGCAAGCGGCGTAAACTGGACAGACATCAGTTCATCGTCATCATTTTCACCTGGTTTGCCCAGTGGATACCCACCTTCTTTTACTCCATCAGGCAATGTAGATTTGAGCAGTTATTCCGGCACGGTATATATCGCTTTTAAATATGAAGGCGCAGATCCTTCAGGAAGCTCAAGTGACAAAACCACTACCTGGCAGGTAGATAAAATTAAAGTAACCGGTTTATAA